In Bacteroidales bacterium, the genomic window TATATTTATTTGATGCTTTGCGTCCTACACCTGAATTGTCTTTCGCCGTACGTCACCTGGGATGCCAGAGTGGTGTCGTGATCACGGCTTCCCATAATCCGAAAGAATACAACGGGTATAAAGCTTATTGGGATGACGGTGCACAGGTCATTCCTCCACATGATACCGCCATTATCGAAGAAGTAGGAAAAACAACAATCGATTCGGTAAAATTTGACGGACCTAAAGAACTGATCATTAACATTGGTGAGGAAATAGACAAAGCCTATACCGACATGATCGTAAACCTGACTCTTTCTCAGGATGCTATCACCCGCAATAAGGACCTGAAAATTGTTTATACCCCCATTCACGGTACCGGTGTAATGTTGGTACCTATGACACTGAAAAAAAAGGGATTTACCAATATTTATCATATTCCCGAACAAGACGCTTCGGACGGGAACTTTCCAACCGTTAAATCGCCCAATCCCGAAGAACCGGCAGCTTTGAACCTGGCTATGCAAAAGGCAAAGGAAGTGGATGCCGATATCGTCATGGGAACTGACCCGGATGCAGACCGTGTAGGTATTGCTGTAAAAAACAGCAAAGGGGAATGGGAGATACTGAATGGCAACCAATCAGCTGCCATTTTGATCTATTACCTTATCAAACGCTGGAAAGAATCAGGGAAACTGAAAGGTAATGAATACATTGTAAAAACAATCGTCACTACTGAATTACTGGCTGAAATCGCAGCAAAAGATAATGTCCCCTGTTATGACGTGCTTACCGGATTCAAATGGATTGCCGACATCATACG contains:
- a CDS encoding phospho-sugar mutase, with amino-acid sequence MDNNSAFEEIVNKAKQWLSDAFDEKTRTQVKDMIDNHPEELTECFYKSLEFGTGGLRGLMGVGTNRMNIYTVGMATQGLCNYLKKNFAGLPDIKVAVAHDSRNNSRLFEETTAGIFAANGIKVYLFDALRPTPELSFAVRHLGCQSGVVITASHNPKEYNGYKAYWDDGAQVIPPHDTAIIEEVGKTTIDSVKFDGPKELIINIGEEIDKAYTDMIVNLTLSQDAITRNKDLKIVYTPIHGTGVMLVPMTLKKKGFTNIYHIPEQDASDGNFPTVKSPNPEEPAALNLAMQKAKEVDADIVMGTDPDADRVGIAVKNSKGEWEILNGNQSAAILIYYLIKRWKESGKLKGNEYIVKTIVTTELLAEIAAKDNVPCYDVLTGFKWIADIIRKNEGKSTFIGGGEESYGYLCSEAVRDKDAVMSCAYFAEIAAWAKDQGKTLFDILLEIYTQYSFYKEKGISVVKNGKSGAEEIMAMM